Proteins encoded in a region of the Apilactobacillus apisilvae genome:
- a CDS encoding ABC transporter permease, giving the protein MKEVITLIKEQISNLGIMFRISKYQDKSDYQSHYLGLIWEYLYPLIQIGIYWLVFGIGLKKGTSNGIDYLTWMVIGITPWFYMNAATLASSKSIYQQVGMVSKMKFPVSVLPTIKIISNLSSFWAMLIFSIFIAYVKGGIVPSLYWVQWIYYFFAMICWLVAFGTFNSTVTILIRDYRIFLQSLMRVLFYMSGVLFNFETNAFPAFFVRILQLNPFFYIISGFRESMLGQTWFWQKPLLMLIFWLMVLFFLLVGSHLHYKFRARFVDYI; this is encoded by the coding sequence TTGAAGGAAGTCATTACATTAATTAAAGAGCAAATTAGTAATTTAGGAATCATGTTTAGGATTTCTAAATATCAAGATAAGTCTGATTACCAAAGTCATTATTTAGGATTGATTTGGGAATATTTATATCCATTAATTCAAATTGGAATTTATTGGTTAGTTTTTGGAATTGGATTGAAAAAAGGTACTTCAAATGGAATCGATTATCTAACATGGATGGTTATTGGTATAACACCATGGTTTTATATGAATGCTGCAACTTTAGCATCCTCAAAGAGTATTTATCAACAAGTAGGTATGGTTTCTAAGATGAAATTTCCTGTAAGTGTTTTACCTACTATTAAAATAATTTCTAATCTTAGTTCATTTTGGGCAATGCTAATTTTTTCCATTTTCATTGCATATGTAAAGGGTGGAATTGTACCTAGTCTTTATTGGGTACAATGGATTTATTATTTCTTCGCAATGATTTGTTGGTTAGTAGCTTTTGGAACCTTTAATTCAACGGTTACTATTTTAATTCGTGATTATCGTATTTTCCTACAATCATTAATGCGTGTCCTATTCTACATGTCAGGAGTACTATTTAATTTTGAAACTAATGCGTTTCCTGCATTTTTCGTTAGAATTTTACAACTAAATCCATTCTTTTACATTATTTCTGGCTTTAGAGAATCTATGTTAGGACAAACTTGGTTCTGGCAAAAGCCATTGCTAATGCTTATATTTTGGCTAATGGTCTTATTCTTCTTACTAGTAGGATCACATTTACATTATAAATTTAGAGCAAGATTTGTTGACTACATTTAG